From Actinopolymorpha cephalotaxi, one genomic window encodes:
- a CDS encoding PH domain-containing protein, with product MIDFANGSVFKLNPCPTTDLAPLVAPLLIPGEQVVSSFKAMRDFVVFTDKRLIAVNVQGLTGKKRDFTSLPYNKIQAFSVETSGTFDLDAELDLWFSGLGKVRLEFKGSSDIRQLGQLIAGYVL from the coding sequence ATGATCGACTTCGCCAACGGGTCCGTCTTCAAACTCAACCCGTGCCCGACCACTGACCTCGCACCGCTGGTGGCGCCGCTTCTCATTCCGGGGGAGCAGGTGGTCAGCTCCTTCAAGGCGATGCGCGACTTCGTGGTCTTCACGGACAAGCGTCTGATCGCCGTCAACGTTCAGGGGCTGACGGGTAAGAAGAGGGACTTCACCTCTCTTCCGTACAACAAGATTCAGGCGTTCTCGGTCGAGACCTCGGGGACGTTCGACCTGGACGCCGAACTCGACCTCTGGTTCAGCGGCCTGGGCAAGGTACGCCTGGAGTTCAAGGGGAGCTCCGACATCCGGCAACTGGGTCAGCTGATCGCCGGCTACGTACTCTGA